The following nucleotide sequence is from Coffea eugenioides isolate CCC68of chromosome 10, Ceug_1.0, whole genome shotgun sequence.
TTACAGACTTTTCATGGAATGTCCATGGCCACCAAATAATGAATAGAATatgtaggcctgtcaacgggtcgggtctagacccggatccggaccggatccgtaaaattattgcgggtatgggtagggatttaatttcgtttcccggatccggatccggatccgttttgccaaacaaaaaaacgggtcggatacggaatatagtattccgacccgtattagacccggatccggatataaatgaattaataatttaaaaaatatatatttatcaatataatttgattagggtgatgtattttaataaagttaatttgatttcttttcttatttggttttttctttgcattagttagaaattagtttacaaatatatttttttctcatttttattagaaattataaattttggtaaatttgttcgggtagacccggatccggatccggaacatagaataaaagacccgtcgggtaaacgggtcggatccggatccggcatagtaattcgggtccggatccggaataatgaattccggcccggacccggcccgttgacagccctaagAATATGTAATCCATCGTAGGCACcaaaatttgcatttatttttattttatttattatttattattttatttttattttgttttatttattatttatttatctattcATTCATTCCATCTCAtgatatttttatttcttaagaaaaatcatttaaattcatttttttagaaaattagggaaagaaaagaaaataaaataaaaggcaaaaaagaaaaactagaaaatcaaaatcaaattttgttaaaaaaaaattctcattgcACGTGCGCGGCTTCTTCCTTAAGCTGGTACAAGAACTAGCAATGAAGCATCAGTACAGGAAATTGATGCAGCAattcaatgttttaaaaaccggaccgttaatcgaaccggtgaagtgaaagggtcgaggttcaaccggtcggaccggttcaacctcggttcaatgaattttttaaaaaataatttatataaatatatatgtgtacaaaataagacatgtaatggataatttaatactttatatgatgaaaagtttactatttttgaataatttggatttttaaaaataaattttttaaattataagttaaaacaaataaatttcatctcaatttcaattatatctaccaaaaaaatcttaaatataatccaaaaatatcacaatatttgaaattatacaaaattcacgtccatgaaaatttagacattgtgaacttaaattttaatttacattttggaatttaaatttacaatttaaaaaaggaagtttggagttcgaagaaaatcaagagaattgaaaatagaaatgcaaatttgataagaaacaaaaaatgagataaaagtgagtggttgtgatattaaataaattgggttaaagaaaaataattcttttttaacttttttaaatttaatggacaaaaacaaaattaaaatatggaagaaaacatcaataaataaaaaataaagaggtttgattaaaaaaatgagtggcaaaagaaaagatgatagagagagagtgtgtgtgtgtgtgtgtgttgaagattaaaaagaaagagtcatgaaaggatgatattttataaaaaaaaatggaacaaaagaaatatgagtgtttgttttatataaataagttatcaaaaaaaactaataagatgtgatagTGCAACGGTtactacattggtcttctattacaaaggtcttgagttcgaatcttgataactacattttgcaaaaaaaaaaaaaaggaaaactcaaaaACCGGAAATAACCGGTTCACATCCGGTTCAGCGGTTTCGCGGTCCGACCGGTTTTTGACCGGTTTCTTGACAAAGTCAAACCTGgcattgaaccggaccggagccatggccggttcgcggttcaaccggtcgaaccggccggtccggtccggttttcaaaacactgTGCAGCATTTTGCACcccatttccactcatttttctcatttttctttttctcaaaccttTTGCCACCTAGCCTTAATCTGAAGCACCAAGAAAGTTCCAGAGTTAATAGCCATCTGATGGCTAAGATTGCAGCAAAAATGGGTATTCATATGAACCCTTGCGATAAGAGTTTACCAACCCTTGTCTCGTATAAATGGAACAAAAAACGCGGCACTAGggaaaacaagaaggaaaaacaagagGGGAGGTGgcggaaaataaaaaaagagagaaaaagagagaagagaaagaaaacagagggagaaaaaagaaaaaattccgGCTGCGTTTTCCTTGGATAAGGCTGATCATCCCGCCTTCCTGAGCAAGGATTTTCTCCGTTGATTTGGCTTCATTCACAAAGCCATTGATTTCTGCACACTCTCTGACGTTGGGAGAgcaatttttattcaaaattattGTAGAAAAAACACCTGCAAAACCCTCGAATTGCTGATCCCGTTTCACTGGTGCATGTCTGAAGGTTAAACAAGTTGACTACAGCTGCTCTTTGTGCGTGTTTCCTTGCTCTAGTTTGATCCGAAAGGCTTCATCAGGTACTCCCCTAAACTAATGTTCTAGTTCCTTCCATTTCATTTGCTGTTCTCTTTCGTTTCCTTTTGCTGCCATTGGCTTGtatctttcatgttttgtctTGATTTTCGATTTTTTATTTCCTTCAATGTTGAGTTATGAGAATAGGATATGAGTCAGTCATATGGTTTTGTGTGTTTAAGGATTATCTGGCATTTTTGTTGAGTTGATGACGAACTTTCAGAGTAGCAGAAGAAAGCCTTCGAACAAGATGCATGGAAAGTTCTAAAAATTGCGTTTTGGCcgttaaatttttaaataattttactatagcccaaaatctggaaaaatagaACCAATTTTGCctcttttaagttttaattctttttttcatattttaagtGGGTTTTTGGGTGAATTAATTCTGGATTTTGACACATAATTAGGCCTTAAtaatttttggaaagatttATTGTCTTGTTGGGTTTAGTAAATAGTTTAACAATTTGGGCAATGATATTTGGCTGGGCTTTAGAGAGTggatttggtttatttttgggTTTTGGCTTGGGTTTGGAGGATGAAAGCCTACGCAATTTCTGTTGGGTTGGGGTGGTGAAAAATGGCAGGCCAATCTACCCTTTTTCTTAGGGCTTTCGTTGGGCCAAATAGCTTTTGGCCTAAAGGAGAAATacatggcccaatggcctgatGTTTTAAGAAATCTGGTAATGAAATTTGCATATCAGTCCCTTTTTGAGTAATTGTATTGTGGCTCTAAAACTTTGGAAttatttcaattaggtccctaatttaattttaatttgatccctaaactttatttttctttaattttgacccctaactttataataattataattttaccttaaaaactttgttaatttttgcaataGGTCCCTAGTAgctttgatttcttaaaaataagttgtttatcttctttcattgttaattatatttcatgaaaaatgctttaattggtagatttcatGGTTATTTCCACTTCTTTATagttatttgttaattaaattagtgCCTTgaacattttcttgattttggagtataaataggacaaattCAACCTCATTTAACCACTACTTCAAGCGAGTTaccttcttttattttttaaaccctattatgtgctcctatgtgtttttTAATGtataattgcatgttttgagtgcttttcttttaattattcattttaagtttcatttattcTATTTTGAtggattatttgagaggcatttaaatgccaatttgtaatagatagatgctcaagacatgtatttagttagattatgtaatagataggcttTAGTTTTGTTAAAATGTAATTAGTtaaataaatgtaatagttaggttattattttttcaaattccaCCCTTAGATTGTAGGTAGGGCCCCAAATATAATAGTTAGATCTTTATGTGAGTTTTTATGCTTGtgtgtttgcatgcttgtgtgcttatgtgtttatttgttttttttagggcctttgcatctaaatattatACTTATATGTTACGTgctttatgtgtttacttgctttaattatattttatatgatttatctagttataataaatgcatgacgtcactacattagtccaacactagttgtggcctttttcccaatttcttactagtccaacgctagtgaaaaCTTGTAGAAATGgactagtccaatactagacccTTTAGGCCGTTTTTGCGCTAGATTCACATTCTTTGCGTGACATTCATCGCATTTCAtacatgtttttcatttttaggcCATTTTCTCATTTTGCACGATATTTCCTCTATTTATTATCTCCCTTACTTCTATATGTGcaaaacatgacatttagacttgcattccatttaggaAAATAGAAATAGACTAGTCCATTTGCTTAATTAGGTTAGGAGAGTCACTCTTCAAATATGGAAAATGAACGAGTATGGTTTCTTAGCCATAGCACGCTTGTGTCCCttctttgaaaagaaaaattgagtcacgaatcttAGTTCTCAatacccgttatgttgcattcttctcttttaggtcacgtatatttatatattataattcttattttattcGAATCTCGTTTTGCTTATTCATGACCTCTTCTAAGAATCATTTTGGATATCATAAtcaatgtgatttgcaccaattaagttttgaagagatatttcgaccctGTCGATATCCTTCAggtctagatttgcatccatgtagaaacatccaaatgtgataagttttataggttagtttagaaaaatttttgattaAATCTGGCAACTAGTCTTGGTTAaattgaaagggtgccttaggtttgattttatcaaatctttgccttcactttcttcaacagtgactcccgaactcttttatcttatttttaaaaatctggagtcgtctaaaaagagttttatctatttttaaaaaaaaatacatttttaggtgatttggtatacataaactcgataccaagtggcagctcctattttttcttaaaaagcctttttagactattattttggggaCAAATCATCGTACTTTTGAAGTCCTATTTTGggccttttttctttatttattttctaaaatcaaaaactaatttttcaaataaaaaccattttttaaatcatttattttatttttcaaaaaatagggCGCGAcaccatcaatttcattaaaCATTTTGTCTATTGCTTCAGGCAACAAGTTAAATATGTTGCACCTTGCATGTTTGGAAGAGTGCATCACCTACCGATCATCTCTCTGTCTCACCAAACAATAGTGCTCTCGTGCACTTTTCTGGTCTCAAATGGGACAAAGCATAATGAAACTTTCCCCAGCCCATTACACGTTTATGCGTGACGCTTTAAAGAAACAACAGAAGAAAAAGCCAAATCAAAACCATGCATGACGTTTTTATGTTATAATGGtgacaaagaagaaaaagacaaaaagctTCTATGCATGACGTTTTTATGTTATAATGGTGACAAAGAAGAAAATGGCAAAAAGCTTCTATGCATGACGTTTTACACTcggcaaaagaagaaaatgctAATCCAAAATTTACTATAACGCTTTTACGTTACATTCATGGGCGATGAGCCTCGTGATTTTTCATTCAAATAGAAAATGATTTCGGCACTTTGATTGTCTTCAATCGGTTTGAGACCACTATAAAATTGTGGTAATCTTCTTCAATCTTCACCATTCAATCAAAAAAGAAATCCAGAGCCCCCTTAAAAATAGAAGTCCATAAAGATTCCCAGAAATGGTTAAGATGTGCACCGTCCCCAATAGCCCAACCTGGGCTATTGTAATCGTGTTCTTGGCACTGATTGGCACCCCAGCTTATAGCATCTCTTGTGCGAATGCCATGGCTAAGTTGTTCCCTTGTCAGACTTTTCTGAAGGGTTCTGGTGCCAACAGTGCTCCTTGCTGTGCAGGCCTCAAATCATTGCAAGAATTAGCTTCATCCGAATCATCGACTAGATTTATCTGCCGGTGTCTCAAGCAAGCGATCTCCACGGGGCTTAGTGACTCAATGCTGGAGAATGCTAAGCTCCTTCCCCAGCTTTGCAAAATTAATTTTCCATTGGTCTTTGATCCTGCTATGAATTGTAACAAGTAAAAGTTCTTTCTCTAACTTTCTCAGTCAAATTGAGTTCACGATAGCAATTTGTCATCTttgaattttaatttaaattggttttttttttttttgtaaggttCGGAATGGCATATGAATCCTTGAACTGGAATAGTTATTACAACGTAAAGGAGACCAGTCCTGGTAGAAGTCCGGGGATGGGCCATGATACTCCTCCTCCTGGAAGGGAGAAGACTAATTAACCTAAGGTTTGATTGCCACTCtgcttatttcttctaatatCATTTGGCTTAAGGCAccgtaatattttttttttgttgaatttcttTCATCTAAATTgtcacttgattttgactcttGTGTTTTGCTAATGAATTGCAGCTTGAGCTGGATGGAGCAAAGTGGACGATGCATGGTCATGAAGCTTATGGAAAAATTTTGGCTTGTTTCTTAATATTTGTATCAAATCAGTtatagaaattaagaaaattgcATCTCCATTTTGTGTGAAATATATGGTCAGTCCCGAGTATTTAATAGTGGGATTAATATTATCTTTCTTATAATAAACAATCTAGTATGTGCTCTTAAGTAtgtttgtttttgctttttggTAGAAAATAGATTAGACAAAAATGACAAAAGAGGGTTCCATTTTGCCTCACAACTTAGCTAATTTATTTGCTTTCCGAAACACATGAGAAATTTTAGCATCTCGCAGCCGCGAGAGAAGGAATATGCAAGCTAGTATGTGTTGTAGTCTAGAGTTGCAACGGAGCCAAATTATCATGTAGCCGTTTAACCTGATGCTTAACCTATTACAGGTGCATTAGAAATGGTTTACACTTATATTTCTTGAAGTTTATTGATCCTTAATAACTTTTGTTCTTCCTTTACTAATATTACTAGGCAAGCAAGATGAAGGGCAAATCTGACACAAATTTCTCGTCTTATTCCTTTAAA
It contains:
- the LOC113750851 gene encoding non-specific lipid-transfer protein 1-like; this translates as MVKMCTVPNSPTWAIVIVFLALIGTPAYSISCANAMAKLFPCQTFLKGSGANSAPCCAGLKSLQELASSESSTRFICRCLKQAISTGLSDSMLENAKLLPQLCKINFPLVFDPAMNCNKFGMAYESLNWNSYYNVKETSPGRSPGMGHDTPPPGREKTN